A part of Pseudomonas lutea genomic DNA contains:
- a CDS encoding short-chain fatty acid transporter, translating into MAADIEESRSARFALRCAKWAERWFPDSWVFAALAVVIVTLATLVIGAKPADTAKAFGDGFWSLIPFTMQMAFVVIGGYVVASSPPAVKLIDRLARIPKNGRSAVAWVALISMVASLLNWGLSLVFGGLLVRALARRTDLKMDYRAAGAAAYLGLGAVWALGLSSSAAQLQANPASLPPSILAITGVIPFTQTIFLWQSGVMLLALVVVSIIVAYATAPGPTNARDAKECGIDPSFSLPPLPPRTRPGEWLEYSPLLIILMVVLASGWLYNEFSTKPAITAISGLNTYNFLFIMAGALLHWRPRSFLDAVARAVPTTTGVLIQFPLYGSIAALLTTVKGSDAQTVAHHISTFFTSIASHDTYALLMGVYSAILGFFIPSGGGKWIIEAPYVMQVATDLKYHLGWAVQIYNAAEALPNLINPFYMLPLLGVLGLKARDLIGFSFVQLLVHTPLVLFLLWALGTTLAYIPPIMP; encoded by the coding sequence GTGGCCGCCGACATTGAAGAAAGCCGCTCCGCCCGCTTTGCCCTGCGTTGCGCCAAATGGGCGGAACGCTGGTTCCCGGACTCATGGGTGTTTGCCGCCCTGGCCGTGGTCATCGTGACACTCGCCACCCTGGTCATCGGCGCCAAGCCTGCCGACACCGCCAAGGCCTTCGGGGACGGTTTCTGGAGCCTGATCCCCTTCACCATGCAAATGGCATTCGTAGTGATCGGAGGTTACGTCGTCGCCAGTTCTCCGCCTGCGGTCAAGCTGATCGACCGCCTGGCACGCATCCCGAAGAATGGCCGCTCTGCCGTAGCCTGGGTCGCGCTGATCAGCATGGTCGCATCGCTGCTCAATTGGGGGCTGTCGCTGGTCTTCGGGGGTTTGCTGGTACGCGCCCTCGCCCGTCGCACTGACCTGAAAATGGATTACCGCGCTGCCGGCGCTGCGGCTTATCTCGGTCTGGGGGCGGTGTGGGCGTTGGGCCTGTCGTCGTCAGCAGCGCAACTGCAAGCCAACCCGGCCAGCCTGCCGCCGTCCATTCTGGCGATCACCGGCGTGATCCCGTTCACCCAGACCATTTTCCTGTGGCAGTCCGGCGTGATGTTGCTGGCGCTGGTGGTGGTCTCGATCATCGTCGCCTACGCCACGGCGCCCGGCCCGACCAATGCCCGCGATGCCAAGGAATGCGGAATCGACCCGAGCTTCAGCCTGCCACCGCTGCCGCCCCGCACCCGCCCGGGCGAATGGCTGGAATACAGCCCGTTGCTGATCATCCTGATGGTCGTGCTGGCGTCCGGCTGGTTGTACAACGAGTTCAGCACCAAACCCGCGATCACGGCGATTTCGGGCCTGAACACCTATAACTTCCTGTTCATCATGGCCGGCGCGCTGCTGCACTGGCGTCCGCGCAGCTTTCTCGATGCAGTGGCGCGCGCCGTGCCGACCACCACCGGGGTGCTGATCCAGTTTCCGTTGTATGGCTCGATTGCTGCGCTGCTGACCACGGTCAAGGGCAGTGACGCACAGACCGTCGCGCATCACATCTCGACGTTCTTCACCAGCATCGCGTCCCACGACACCTATGCGCTGCTGATGGGCGTGTATTCGGCGATCCTCGGGTTCTTCATTCCCTCCGGCGGCGGCAAGTGGATCATCGAAGCGCCGTACGTGATGCAGGTCGCCACTGACCTCAAATATCACCTGGGGTGGGCGGTGCAGATCTACAACGCGGCCGAAGCGCTGCCGAACCTGATCAATCCGTTCTACATGCTGCCGCTGCTCGGCGTGCTTGGGCTGAAGGCGCGGGATTTGATCGGTTTCTCGTTTGTGCAGCTGCTGGTGCACACGCCACTGGTGTTGTTCCTGCTGTGGGCACTGGGCACAACCCTGGCGTACATCCCGCCGATCATGCCCTGA